Genomic window (Saccharothrix australiensis):
GGGCCGTCCTCCCCGTGGAGGGCGGCCCGACCCGTCACCACGAGCGGATCACCACCGCAGGGGGTGACACCGGGTCGCACATCCCGTCCGGTGACTTCGGTCCGCAGTCGTGCGGTTCCTCCGTGCAACGTTCGGCGTCGATCCGGCGTGTACGTGGTGATCGACATCGTCGATCACCGGGCAGGTGCCCGGCAGGCGAATTCCGAAGGGGTTCCCATGAAGTTCGTCAAGCTGGTGGCGGGTGTCGTGCTCGCGGTGGCCGCGTTGCTGGGCGGCGCGGCGACGGCGGTCGCCAACCCGACCCACCCCTACCCGGTGACGGCCTGGCACGACGTCAACGTCCGGTCCTGCGAAGCCACGTCGTGCCCGGTCATCGGTCGGATCGCGGCGGGCGCCACCGTCACCGCCTACTGCTGGACGTACGGCGAGCCGATCACCGACGCCGGCCTCACCAACGACATCTGGCTCGTGCTGAGCCGCCAGGACGGCGGCAGGCGGCTGGCCAGCGCGCTGTACTTCACCGGCGACCAGCGCGCGAACCTGCCCTACGAGGCCAACTGCGACCGCTGACACCGCGCGGCGCGGGAACCCGACCCGGTTCCCGCGCCGCGCCCCGACCAGGCTTCGGCCGACGCCGCGCCCGTGCCGGGCCTCACACCCCGACGGGCACGTCACCGCGCAGGGTGATCCGGTGCATCACGCGCCGCTGGTCGCCGTAGTCGTCCACCGCGTAGTGCGCCGTGCTCCGGTTGTCCCACACGACCACGTCGCCCGCGCGCCACCGGTGCCGCACGGTGAACTCCGGCCGCCCGA
Coding sequences:
- a CDS encoding SH3 domain-containing protein, giving the protein MKFVKLVAGVVLAVAALLGGAATAVANPTHPYPVTAWHDVNVRSCEATSCPVIGRIAAGATVTAYCWTYGEPITDAGLTNDIWLVLSRQDGGRRLASALYFTGDQRANLPYEANCDR